A section of the Phaseolus vulgaris cultivar G19833 chromosome 8, P. vulgaris v2.0, whole genome shotgun sequence genome encodes:
- the LOC137823572 gene encoding RNA polymerase II C-terminal domain phosphatase-like 2 isoform X1 — MNRLGFKHEVYDGDKHVGELDVSPTTPFHNFRFPNNEIRIHHFSAKSERCPPLSILQTIAAFNVRCKLDSSVVAEQKELTSIHASCFYEMKTAVVLVNDEEIHLVSMPSKRKKFPCFWCFAVPVGLYHACLGMLNLRCLAIVFDLDETLIVANTMKSFEDRIEALRVWLSREIDPLRVQGMSAELKRYLEDRLLLKQFAESDCVMDNGKVYKVQMEEVLPHSGSHEKLIRPVVRLQDKNIVLTRINPEIRDTSVLVRLRPAWEDLRCYLTAKGRKRFEVYVCTMAERDYALEMWRLLDPEAHLIGPKQILERVICVKSGSRKSLPNVFQDGMCHPKMAMVIDDRSKVWEDKDQPRVHVVPAFTPYYAPQAETANAVPVLCVARNVACNVRGCFFKEFDESLLQRIAEIFFEDDIGILPHPPDVSNYLMSEDVPNGNTNAPLSEGINGAEVERRLSQPGDKFPVDMVTQPMANSVEFRHEASQPTAGIISSVTGPGSSRILIPSLSMEHQPGLLGPPVKHEASSVDRDYDMRKGVLGMRHGPDIRGQISAEPPLISRPPNQASASLMPQSFGGGLVEDDITSRTQTNNWSIASGKESSLVKSDKHQAQLKPFSHSVIGSPSNVVHQQASQLKTEEATSVSDLPRQNAPSKSLLSEDGISQNHASSNSKDLQNEAGKLNLLPPLSIQVLQEIGRRCNSKVEFKSILSTSKDLQFSVEVLFTGEKIGVGMGRTRKDAQQQAAENALRSLAEKYVAHVEPQCRVVDREFDKLSLGRDNGFLWDVVNPESNELRREDGVPRENASEASDAETRSSTPNAINQQMEKRISSPRMASVSNKRLKE; from the exons ATGAATCGTTTAGGGTTCAAACATGAGGTCTACGATGGCGACAAGCACGTTGGCGAACTTGATGTTTCTCCGACGACGCCGTTTCACAACTTCCGCTTCCCCAACAACGAGATTCGCATCCACCACTTCAGTGCCAAGAGCGAGCGCTGCCCTCCGCTGTCGATCCTCCAAACCATTGCCGCATTCAACGTCCGCTGCAAGCTCGATTCCTCAGTCGTCGCAGAGCAAAAGGAACTAACCTCCATCCACGCCAGTTGCTTCTACGAAATGAAG ACGGCGGTGGTGCTGGTAAATGACGAGGAGATTCACCTCGTTTCGATGCCGAGCAAAAGGAAGAAGTTCCCGTGCTTCTGGTGCTTCGCGGTTCCTGTAGGACTCTACCACGCGTGTTTGGGGATGCTGAACCTGCGGTGTCTGGCGATTGTGTTCGATTTGGACGAGACTCTCATCGTTGCGAACACGATGAAGTCGTTTGAGGATAGGATTGAGGCCTTGAGGGTTTGGCTTTCACGCGAGATCGACCCGTTGCGGGTGCAAGGGATGTCGGCGGAGCTTAAGCGCTACCTGGAGGACCGGTTGCTGCTGAAGCAGTTTGCGGAGAGCGATTGCGTGATGGATAACGGGAAGGTGTATAAGGTTCAGATGGAGGAGGTGCTGCCGCATTCCGGTAGCCACGAGAAACTGATTCGTCCGGTTGTTAGGCTGCAAGATAAGAATATTGTACTCACTCGCATCAATCCTGAG ATACGTGATACTAGTGTATTAGTGAGATTACGACCAGCATGGGAGGATCTAAGATGCTATTTAACTGCAAAAGGACGCAAGCGGTTTGAAGTATATGTTTGTACTATGGCTGAAAGGGATTATGCTTTGGAAATGTGGAGGCTTCTCGATCCCGAGGCACATCTTATAGGTCCAAAGCAAATCCTTGAACGTGTTATTTGTGTCAAATCGG GCTCCCGCAAATCTCTGCCAAATGTTTTCCAAGATGGCATGTGCCATCCCAAAATGGCAATGGTGATTGATGACCGGTCAAAGGTTTGGGAAGACAAGGACCAGCCTAGGGTTCATGTTGTTCCTGCATTTACTCCTTATTATGCTCCTCAAGCAGAG acgGCCAATGCTGTCCCAGTCCTATGTGTAGCGAGAAATGTTGCATGCAATGTCAGAGGTTGTTTTTTCAA AGAGTTTGATGAGAGTTTATTACAAAGAATTGCTGAAATCTTCTTTGAAGATGATATTGGAATTTTACCTCACCCTCCAGATGTGAGCAACTACTTGATGTCGGAG GATGTGCCAAATGGTAATACTAATGCCCCACTCAGTGAAGGAATCAATGGTGCAGAAGTTGAACGGAGGTTAAGTCAACCT GGTGATAAATTTCCTGTTGACATGGTCACCCAACCCATGGCAAACAGTGTTGAGTTTAGACATGAGGCCTCTCAGCCTACTGCTGGTATTATTTCAAGTGTCACTGGCCCTGGATCTTCAAGAATACTGATTCCGTCACTGAGTATGGAACATC AACCTGGTTTGCTTGGACCCCCGGTCAAACATGAAGCCAGCTCTGTTGATCGAGATTATGACATGCGAAAAGGTGTTCTAGGCATGAGACATGGACCAGATATAAGAGGTCAAATTTCAGCTGAACCTCCTCTGATATCTAGGCCACCCAATCAAGCATCAGCATCTTTAATGCCACAGTCATTTGGAGGTGGGTTGGTAGAAGATGATATAACCAGCAGAACTCAAACAAATAATTGGTCTATAGCATCTGGTAAAGAATCTAGTCTAGTAAAGTCCGATAAGCATCAGGCTCAACTGAAACCGTTTTCTCATAGTGTCATAGGTTCACCTTCCAATGTCGTACACCAACAAGCATCACAACTTAAGACTGAAGAG GCAACTTCTGTTTCTGATTTGCCGAGGCAGAATGCTCCATCTAAGTCTCTGCTATCAG AGGATGGGATATCTCAGAATCATGCATCTTCTAATAGTAAAGATCTTCAAAATGAAGCTGGAAAATTGAACTTATTACCACCTCTGTCCATTCAAGTGCTGCAGGAAATTGGGAGGCGGTGTAACTCAAAG GTTGAGTTTAAGTCTATTCTAAGCACCAGCAAAGACTTGCAGTTTTCAGTTGAG GTACTATTTACTGGTGAGAAAATAGGTGTTGGTATGGGTAGGACAAGGAAGGATGCTCAACAACAAGCTGCTGAGAATGCCCTTCGCAGCTTAGCAG AGAAGTATGTGGCGCATGTGGAGCCTCAGTGTAGAGTCGTTGATAGAGAATTTGACAAGCTTTCTCTTGGACGTGACAATGGTTTCTTGTGGGATGTGGTCAATCCTGAATCCAATGAACTGCGAAGAGAAGATGGAGTGCCTAGAGAAAATGCTTCTGAG GCTTCGGATGCTGAGACTAGATCAAGTACACCTAATGCCATTAATCAACAAATGGAAAAGCGTATCAGCTCCCCGAg AATGGCTTCTGTTTCCAATAAACGATTGAAGGAATGA
- the LOC137823572 gene encoding RNA polymerase II C-terminal domain phosphatase-like 2 isoform X2 — translation MNRLGFKHEVYDGDKHVGELDVSPTTPFHNFRFPNNEIRIHHFSAKSERCPPLSILQTIAAFNVRCKLDSSVVAEQKELTSIHASCFYEMKTAVVLVNDEEIHLVSMPSKRKKFPCFWCFAVPVGLYHACLGMLNLRCLAIVFDLDETLIVANTMKSFEDRIEALRVWLSREIDPLRVQGMSAELKRYLEDRLLLKQFAESDCVMDNGKVYKVQMEEVLPHSGSHEKLIRPVVRLQDKNIVLTRINPEIRDTSVLVRLRPAWEDLRCYLTAKGRKRFEVYVCTMAERDYALEMWRLLDPEAHLIGPKQILERVICVKSGSRKSLPNVFQDGMCHPKMAMVIDDRSKVWEDKDQPRVHVVPAFTPYYAPQAETANAVPVLCVARNVACNVRGCFFKEFDESLLQRIAEIFFEDDIGILPHPPDVSNYLMSEDVPNGNTNAPLSEGINGAEVERRLSQPGDKFPVDMVTQPMANSVEFRHEASQPTAGIISSVTGPGSSRILIPSLKPGLLGPPVKHEASSVDRDYDMRKGVLGMRHGPDIRGQISAEPPLISRPPNQASASLMPQSFGGGLVEDDITSRTQTNNWSIASGKESSLVKSDKHQAQLKPFSHSVIGSPSNVVHQQASQLKTEEATSVSDLPRQNAPSKSLLSEDGISQNHASSNSKDLQNEAGKLNLLPPLSIQVLQEIGRRCNSKVEFKSILSTSKDLQFSVEVLFTGEKIGVGMGRTRKDAQQQAAENALRSLAEKYVAHVEPQCRVVDREFDKLSLGRDNGFLWDVVNPESNELRREDGVPRENASEASDAETRSSTPNAINQQMEKRISSPRMASVSNKRLKE, via the exons ATGAATCGTTTAGGGTTCAAACATGAGGTCTACGATGGCGACAAGCACGTTGGCGAACTTGATGTTTCTCCGACGACGCCGTTTCACAACTTCCGCTTCCCCAACAACGAGATTCGCATCCACCACTTCAGTGCCAAGAGCGAGCGCTGCCCTCCGCTGTCGATCCTCCAAACCATTGCCGCATTCAACGTCCGCTGCAAGCTCGATTCCTCAGTCGTCGCAGAGCAAAAGGAACTAACCTCCATCCACGCCAGTTGCTTCTACGAAATGAAG ACGGCGGTGGTGCTGGTAAATGACGAGGAGATTCACCTCGTTTCGATGCCGAGCAAAAGGAAGAAGTTCCCGTGCTTCTGGTGCTTCGCGGTTCCTGTAGGACTCTACCACGCGTGTTTGGGGATGCTGAACCTGCGGTGTCTGGCGATTGTGTTCGATTTGGACGAGACTCTCATCGTTGCGAACACGATGAAGTCGTTTGAGGATAGGATTGAGGCCTTGAGGGTTTGGCTTTCACGCGAGATCGACCCGTTGCGGGTGCAAGGGATGTCGGCGGAGCTTAAGCGCTACCTGGAGGACCGGTTGCTGCTGAAGCAGTTTGCGGAGAGCGATTGCGTGATGGATAACGGGAAGGTGTATAAGGTTCAGATGGAGGAGGTGCTGCCGCATTCCGGTAGCCACGAGAAACTGATTCGTCCGGTTGTTAGGCTGCAAGATAAGAATATTGTACTCACTCGCATCAATCCTGAG ATACGTGATACTAGTGTATTAGTGAGATTACGACCAGCATGGGAGGATCTAAGATGCTATTTAACTGCAAAAGGACGCAAGCGGTTTGAAGTATATGTTTGTACTATGGCTGAAAGGGATTATGCTTTGGAAATGTGGAGGCTTCTCGATCCCGAGGCACATCTTATAGGTCCAAAGCAAATCCTTGAACGTGTTATTTGTGTCAAATCGG GCTCCCGCAAATCTCTGCCAAATGTTTTCCAAGATGGCATGTGCCATCCCAAAATGGCAATGGTGATTGATGACCGGTCAAAGGTTTGGGAAGACAAGGACCAGCCTAGGGTTCATGTTGTTCCTGCATTTACTCCTTATTATGCTCCTCAAGCAGAG acgGCCAATGCTGTCCCAGTCCTATGTGTAGCGAGAAATGTTGCATGCAATGTCAGAGGTTGTTTTTTCAA AGAGTTTGATGAGAGTTTATTACAAAGAATTGCTGAAATCTTCTTTGAAGATGATATTGGAATTTTACCTCACCCTCCAGATGTGAGCAACTACTTGATGTCGGAG GATGTGCCAAATGGTAATACTAATGCCCCACTCAGTGAAGGAATCAATGGTGCAGAAGTTGAACGGAGGTTAAGTCAACCT GGTGATAAATTTCCTGTTGACATGGTCACCCAACCCATGGCAAACAGTGTTGAGTTTAGACATGAGGCCTCTCAGCCTACTGCTGGTATTATTTCAAGTGTCACTGGCCCTGGATCTTCAAGAATACTGATTCCGTCACTGA AACCTGGTTTGCTTGGACCCCCGGTCAAACATGAAGCCAGCTCTGTTGATCGAGATTATGACATGCGAAAAGGTGTTCTAGGCATGAGACATGGACCAGATATAAGAGGTCAAATTTCAGCTGAACCTCCTCTGATATCTAGGCCACCCAATCAAGCATCAGCATCTTTAATGCCACAGTCATTTGGAGGTGGGTTGGTAGAAGATGATATAACCAGCAGAACTCAAACAAATAATTGGTCTATAGCATCTGGTAAAGAATCTAGTCTAGTAAAGTCCGATAAGCATCAGGCTCAACTGAAACCGTTTTCTCATAGTGTCATAGGTTCACCTTCCAATGTCGTACACCAACAAGCATCACAACTTAAGACTGAAGAG GCAACTTCTGTTTCTGATTTGCCGAGGCAGAATGCTCCATCTAAGTCTCTGCTATCAG AGGATGGGATATCTCAGAATCATGCATCTTCTAATAGTAAAGATCTTCAAAATGAAGCTGGAAAATTGAACTTATTACCACCTCTGTCCATTCAAGTGCTGCAGGAAATTGGGAGGCGGTGTAACTCAAAG GTTGAGTTTAAGTCTATTCTAAGCACCAGCAAAGACTTGCAGTTTTCAGTTGAG GTACTATTTACTGGTGAGAAAATAGGTGTTGGTATGGGTAGGACAAGGAAGGATGCTCAACAACAAGCTGCTGAGAATGCCCTTCGCAGCTTAGCAG AGAAGTATGTGGCGCATGTGGAGCCTCAGTGTAGAGTCGTTGATAGAGAATTTGACAAGCTTTCTCTTGGACGTGACAATGGTTTCTTGTGGGATGTGGTCAATCCTGAATCCAATGAACTGCGAAGAGAAGATGGAGTGCCTAGAGAAAATGCTTCTGAG GCTTCGGATGCTGAGACTAGATCAAGTACACCTAATGCCATTAATCAACAAATGGAAAAGCGTATCAGCTCCCCGAg AATGGCTTCTGTTTCCAATAAACGATTGAAGGAATGA
- the LOC137823573 gene encoding uncharacterized protein, which yields MALNISCSKAILGTHVPMSVPKSAHNTPNFFFTAIDRKGCNFAFPKLVQNQGLFPLHSVPSETMVDLDNLVLQTEEKPKEPKIINVKFQLHQKCRFEEQFMVVGNDPMFGSWNPAKAIPMSWSEGHVWTAEMAVPAGKFQYKIILKTRNGDIMWQPGPDRFVQTWEAMNRITISEDWENARLQKVTDDNEVVSTKTSEEDKADQADKDSQKKSEISNVAENLDTAKENQKSDASRS from the exons ATGGCTCTCAACATCTCTTGCTCCAAGGCCATTCTAGGAACTCATGTTCCTATGTCTGTTCCTAAGTCTGCTCACAACACACCCAATTTTTTCTTCACTGCCATCGACAGAAAGGGTTGCAACTTTGCCTTCCCAAAACTTGTTCAAAACCAGGGTCTTTTCCCACTTCACTCTGTGCCATCCGAAACTATG GTGGATTTGGACAATTTGGTGCTTCAAACTGAAGAAAAACCAA AGGAACCAAAGATCATTAATGTCAAATTTCAGTTGCATCAGAAATGTCGTTTTGAGGAACAATTTATGGTAGTTGGTAATGATCCAATGTTTGGCTCATGGAACCCTGCAAAAGCCATACCAATGAGCTGGTCAGAAGGGCATGTGTGGACAGCAGAGATG GCTGTACCTGCTGGAAAATTCCAGTACAAAATCATCTTGAAAACAAGAAATGGTGACATTATGTGGCAGCCAGGGCCAGACAGATTTGTTCAGACTTGGGAAGCTATGAACAGAATCACTATTTCTGAGGATTGGGAAAATGCTAGACTTCAGAAAGTAACAGATGATAATGAAGTTGTTTCCACCAAGACATCAGAGGAAGATAAAGCTGATCAGGCAGATAAGGATTCCCAGAAAAAGTCTGAAATTTCCAATGTGGCTGAGAATTTGGATACTGCAAAAGAGAACCAGAAATCCGATGCTTCAAGGTCATGA
- the LOC137826092 gene encoding probable LRR receptor-like serine/threonine-protein kinase At3g47570 produces the protein MNHPCANSRSLLSQILNRCLLVCMILIKESAIAATPAGNETDLQALLDFKSRIVEDPFKIMSSWNDSIHHCSWIGITCNISNGRIMDLSLEQLRLGGTLTPFIGNLTFLNRLNLLNNSFHGEFPHEVGRLLYLQHLNFSYNNFGGSIPSNLSHCIKLKVLAAGANNLTGTIPTWIGNLSSLSRISFGLNNFIGSIPHEIGLLSSLTYLVLYGNYLSGSVPSSIYNKSSLYYFSFTQNHLHGNLPADVGITLPNIQVFAGAVNNLTGSVPASFLNASKLEILDFSLNGLTGALPKNLGVLNRLTRLSFEHNRLGTGKTDDVAFLDSLVNCTVLQVLRLGVNNFGGVLPKAIANFSSQMHTFALNSNGIHGNIPAGIGNLANLALIALEGNRLTGSLPDALGRLKNLRELYLNVNKFSGRIPSSLGNLSVLIKLFLEENNFEGSIPSSLGNCQNLLVLSLYSNKLSGTIPVEVIGLSSLAIYLDVSHNALSGTLPAEVSKLHNLGELVLSENNFSGVIPSSLGSCISLEKLHLEGNSFDGNIPQTLKNLRGLLDIDLSRNNLSGKIPEFLGEFTELKHLNLSYNNFEGEIPKKGIFKNATSLSLYGNNKLCGGVPELNFPACTVRKASLARRLVLKVAIPIACAVVLLLIISCFLKLLPTVKRSKKKTPTSTTERDLELKISYSEITKCTDGFSQDNLIGSGSFGSVYKGTLSGDESSVAVKVLKLQQRGASKSFIDECQVLRSIRHRNLLKIITAISGVDHQGNDFKALVFEYMPKGSLEDWLHPISNLHFQNKTLTFTERLNIAIDVACALEYLHHFCETPIVHCDIKPSNVLLDNDMVAHVGDFGLATFLFEESSKLSTQPVMSASLRGSIGYIPPEYGMGGKPSTLGDIYSYGILLLEIFTGKRPTDEAFEGGTGIQQFVAMALPNNVMDIADPSLVSEQDFDGGSEEFECETKAIRRNNEIEATAKGLIEDCFVSLMQIGMSCSANPPSERMPITVVINKLHTIKNIYTDKA, from the exons ATGAATCATCCTTGTGCAAACTCTAGGAGCCTGTTGTCACAAATCCTGAATAGATGTCTTCTAGTATGCATGATCTTAATCAAGGAATCAGCAATTGCAGCAACTCCTGCAGGAAATGAAACTGATTTGCAAGCCTTACTTGACTTCAAGAGTAGGATAGTAGAAGATCCATTCAAAATTATGAGCTCTTGGAATGACTCCATCCATCACTGCAGTTGGATAGGAATCACATGCAACATCTCCAATGGAAGGATCATGGACCTTAGCCTTGAGCAACTGAGACTAGGAGGCACTCTTACACCATTCATAGGAAACCTCACATTCCTCAACAGACTCAACTTGTTAAACAATAGCTTCCATGGTGAATTTCCTCATGAGGTGGGTCGTTTACTCTACCTACAACATCTAAACTTCAGCTATAATAACTTTGGTGGGAGTATTCCAAGTAATCTCAGTCACTGCATAAAACTGAAAGTACTAGCTGCAGGAGCTAACAATCTTACAGGAACAATCCCAACTTGGATTGGAAACCTTTCTTCTTTGTCTCGAATTAGCTTTGGGTTAAACAACTTCATTGGAAGCATACCACACGAGATAGGCCTTTTATCAAGCTTGACTTATCTTGTGCTATATGGGAATTACTTGTCTGGCTCGGTTCCTTCTTCAATCTATAACAAATCTTCATTATACTATTTCAGTTTTACTCAAAACCATCTTCATGGGAACTTACCAGCTGATGTTGGAATTACTCTTCCTAACATTCAAGTATTTGCCGGTGCGGTCAACAATCTCACAGGATCTGTCCCTGCATCATTTTTGAATGCATCAAAACTAGAGATTCTTGATTTCTCCTTGAATGGTCTCACTGGAGCACTGCCAAAGAACTTAGGGGTCTTAAACAGGTTAACTAGACTTAGCTTTGAACACAACAGACTGGGAACTGGGAAAACAGATGATGTTGCCTTTCTTGATTCTTTGGTCAACTGCACAGTTCTACAAGTTTTACGTCTAGGAGTAAATAATTTTGGTGGAGTATTGCCTAAAGCAATTGCTAATTTCTCAAGCCAAATGCACACATTTGCCCTTAATTCCAATGGAATACATGGAAATATACCTGCTGGAATTGGCAATCTTGCTAACCTGGCCCTAATAGCTTTGGAAGGAAACCGTCTAACTGGTAGTCTTCCTGATGCGTTGGGTAGGCTGAAAAATCTAAGAGAATTGTATCTGAATGTCAACAAATTTTCAGGTAGAATCCCATCCTCCTTGGGAAATTTGTCTGTATTAATAAAACTCTTTCTGGAGGAGAACAACTTTGAGGGAAGCATCCCTTCTAGTCTTGGAAACTGCCAAAATTTATTGGTACTCAGCCTTTATAGCAACAAGCTCAGTGGTACCATACCAGTTGAAGTTATTGGCCTTTCTTCACTAGCAATATATTTAGATGTATCTCATAATGCTTTGTCAGGGACTCTTCCAGCTGAAGTGAGTAAGCTACATAACCTTGGAGAGTTGGTGCTGTCTGAGAACAACTTTTCTGGAGTCATTCCATCTTCTCTTGGCAGTTGCATTAGCTTGGAAAAGCTGCATTTGGAGGGAAATTCTTTTGATGGAAACATCCCTCAAACTTTAAAGAATTTGAGAGGTTTACTTGACATAGATCTTTCACGAAATAACTTGTCTGGTAAGATTCCTGAGTTTCTTGGAGAGTTCACTGAGCTCAAACATCTAAATCTTTCATACAATAATTTTGAAGGTGAAATACCAAAGAAAGGAATATTCAAAAATGCTACTTCCCTTTCATTATATGGAAACAACAAGCTATGTGGGGGTGTCCCAGAACTAAATTTCCCTGCATGCACTGTCAGGAAAGCTTCTCTGGCAAGAAGACTTGTTCTTAAGGTGGCTATCCCTATAGCTTGTGCGGTTGTATTACTATTAATTATATCATGTTTTCTTAAACTTCTCCCCACAGTTAAAAGATCAAAAAAGAAAACTCCTACATCAACTACTGAAAGGGATTTGGAATTGAAAATTTCTTACTCAGAAATTACCAAGTGCACTGATGGATTTTCACAGGATAACCTGATTGGTTCGGGAAGTTTTGGTTCTGTATACAAAGGAACTCTATCAGGTGATGAATCTAGTGTTGCAGTTAAAGTATTAAAACTTCAACAGAGAGGAGCATCTAAGAGCTTCATTGATGAATGCCAAGTTCTGAGAAGCATAAGGCATCGCAACCTTCTGAAGATCATAACTGCCATCTCAGGAGTTGATCATCAAGGAAATGACTTCAAAGCTCTAGTGTTTGAGTACATGCCTAAAGGAAGTCTAGAAGATTGGTTGCATCCTATAAGCAATTTGCACTTTCAGAATAAGACATTGACATTCACTGAAAGACTCAACATAGCTATTGATGTTGCTTGTGCACTGGAATATCTCCACCATTTCTGTGAAACTCCAATTGTTCATTGTGACATAAAGCCAAGCAATGTGCTTCTTGACAATGATATGGTTGCCCATGTTGGTGACTTTGGATTAGCTACATTTCTGTTTGAAGAATCAAGCAAGTTATCCACACAACCAGTTATGTCAGCTAGCCTAAGGGGTTCTATTGGCTACATCCCTCCAG AGTATGGTATGGGTGGGAAGCCTTCTACACTTGGAGATATATACAGCTATGGGATACTGTTACTGGAGATTTTCACAGGAAAAAGACCTACAGATGAAGCATTTGAAGGTGGCACGGGAATTCAGCAGTTTGTAGCAATGGCTCTACCTAACAATGTCATGGATATAGCTGATCCTTCATTAGTCTCTGAGCAAGACTTTGATGGGGGAAGTGAAGAATTTGAGTGTGAAACGAAAGCTATAAGGAGGAACAATGAGATTGAAGCCACAGCTAAAGGTTTGATTGAGGATTGCTTTGTGTCTCTGATGCAAATTGGAATGTCTTGCTCTGCAAATCCACCTAGTGAACGAATGCCAATCACTGTGGTCATCAACAAACTACACACTATCAAGAACATTTATACAGATAAAGCATAG
- the LOC137826093 gene encoding uncharacterized protein — protein MAHEFLPIAILIIKRVLTSNKMFDHRLLKPSKIAIFCLITFSAIIFLILCDDLLYQDSLHPSASKGALEVLQARAHRNGEGIRSTLVLTHTPLRSMQENEGVGSKGSQGVLVAPFNSTKEERIAWFKGKLREFKILKSDGLSRQFHARVLGFFSHECESQFFMTWEYPAGSFEARELLSMESLFKVHPKACLVILSRTLDSTLGYRILKPLLDGRFRVQAMTPDLPFLFKGTPAEAWLNELMKGEKDPGVISLFQNLSNLVRLAVLYKYGGVYLDTDFVVLKPLSGLRNSIGAQSMDSGNKHWTRLNNAVLIFDMNHPLLLRFINEFVLTFNGNKWGYNGPYLVSRVVERLGERQGSNFTILPPLAFYPADWKKIGGFFRKPKTRGESEWVEAKLLQLSKENYGVHLWNKESRNLKIEEGSVIARLISDRCIICKYL, from the coding sequence ATGGCACATGAGTTCCTTCCCATTGCAATTCTCATCATAAAAAGAGTTTTAACTTCTAACAAAATGTTTGATCACCGACTTCTCAAACCTTCCAAGATAGCTATATTCTGTCTCATCACTTTCTCAGCCATAATTTTTCTTATCCTTTGCGATGATCTTCTTTACCAGGATTCCCTACACCCTTCTGCAAGCAAAGGAGCACTAGAAGTGTTGCAAGCTCGAGCTCACAGAAATGGAGAGGGGATAAGGTCAACTCTTGTTCTCACACACACCCCTTTACGTTCCATGCAAGAGAATGAAGGAGTTGGTAGTAAAGGAAGTCAAGGAGTGCTTGTTGCTCCATTTAATTCCACTAAAGAAGAAAGAATTGCTTGGTTTAAAGGGAAGCTTCGCGAATTCAAGATTCTGAAGTCGGATGGATTGAGTAGGCAATTCCATGCTCGGGTTCTTGGATTTTTCAGCCATGAATGTGAGTCTCAATTTTTCATGACTTGGGAGTACCCTGCAGGCTCATTTGAAGCAAGAGAATTGTTGTCTATGGAGAGTCTTTTCAAGGTGCATCCCAAGGCTTGTTTGGTGATTCTATCAAGGACTTTGGACTCCACTCTTGGTTATAGGATCCTGAAGCCACTTCTTGATGGGAGGTTCAGAGTTCAGGCAATGACCCCAGACTTGCCATTTCTCTTCAAGGGGACTCCAGCTGAAGCATGGCTGAACGAGTTGATGAAAGGGGAGAAGGACCCTGGTGTGATTTCTCTGTTTCAGAACCTATCTAACTTGGTGAGACTTGCAGTTCTGTACAAATATGGTGGTGTGTACCTAGACACGGATTTTGTAGTCTTGAAACCATTATCTGGGTTGAGGAATTCTATTGGAGCACAAAGCATGGACTCTGGGAATAAGCACTGGACTAGACTAAACAATGCAGTCCTGATATTTGACATGAATCATCCACTTCTTCTTAGATTCATTAATGAATTTGTGTTAACTTTTAATGGGAACAAATGGGGGTACAATGGTCCCTACCTGGTTTCCAGAGTGGTTGAGAGACTGGGAGAAAGGCAAGGCTCCAACTTTACAATCTtgcctcctttggccttttaTCCAGCAGATTGGAAAAAGATTGGTGGTTTCTTTAGGAAGCCCAAAACTAGAGGTGAATCAGAATGGGTTGAAGCCAAACTGCTTCAGCTTAGTAAGGAGAACTATGGGGTTCATCTATGGAACAAAGAAAGTAGGAATTTGAAGATTGAAGAAGGAAGTGTCATAGCTAGACTGATATCTGATCGTTGTATCATTTGCAAGTATCTGTAA